The following are encoded in a window of Cycloclasticus pugetii PS-1 genomic DNA:
- a CDS encoding acetaldehyde dehydrogenase (acetylating), with amino-acid sequence MAINCAMIGSGNIGTDLMAKLQRSPNLNPLWMVGIDPDSEGLLKAREAGLKTTHEGVDGLIPHIEEDNIQIAFDATSAYVHGENNRKLQEKGVLVIDLTPAAIGPFCVPPVNLKEHVGEQEMNVNMVTCGGQATIPMVAAVSQVQAVEYGEIVATVASKSAGPGTRKNIDEFTRTTARAVEEIGGAKKGKAIIILNPAEPPLIMRDTVHCLTEEEPDQKAITESVHAMIKEVQKYVPGYKLKNGPIFDGHRVSIFLEVEGLGDYLPKYAGNLDIMTAAGTRTAEMFAEEIENGTLTLTKLA; translated from the coding sequence ATGGCAATAAATTGCGCAATGATTGGTTCCGGTAATATCGGCACCGACCTAATGGCTAAGCTACAACGTAGTCCAAATTTAAACCCGCTGTGGATGGTAGGTATTGATCCTGACTCAGAGGGTTTATTAAAAGCTCGAGAAGCAGGCCTAAAAACCACGCATGAAGGTGTAGATGGCTTAATTCCACATATTGAAGAAGATAATATACAAATTGCATTTGATGCAACGTCTGCATATGTACACGGGGAAAATAACCGTAAATTGCAAGAAAAAGGCGTGTTAGTGATTGATTTAACGCCGGCAGCTATTGGCCCATTTTGTGTTCCACCTGTTAACTTGAAAGAGCATGTGGGTGAGCAAGAAATGAACGTTAATATGGTGACCTGTGGTGGCCAAGCAACGATACCGATGGTGGCTGCTGTGAGCCAAGTTCAGGCAGTAGAGTACGGTGAAATTGTTGCAACAGTTGCATCAAAATCAGCAGGCCCGGGCACACGGAAAAATATTGATGAATTCACAAGGACGACAGCCCGAGCCGTTGAAGAAATTGGTGGTGCTAAGAAAGGCAAAGCGATTATTATTTTAAACCCTGCAGAGCCACCTTTAATTATGAGGGATACTGTTCATTGCTTAACTGAAGAAGAACCAGATCAAAAAGCAATTACAGAATCAGTTCACGCAATGATTAAAGAAGTGCAAAAATATGTACCAGGCTATAAGTTAAAAAATGGACCAATTTTTGATGGACATAGAGTTAGTATATTTCTAGAGGTTGAAGGGCTAGGAGATTACCTTCCAAAGTATGCCGGTAATTTGGATATTATGACGGCTGCTGGGACAAGAACAGCAGAAATGTTTGCCGAAGAGATTGAAAACGGCACACTGACATTAACCAAATTAGCTTAG
- the dmpG gene encoding 4-hydroxy-2-oxovalerate aldolase, producing the protein MNLKGKKIKLHDNALRDGMHSVSHQFSLDDMVRMAVALDEAGMPLIEVTHGDGLGGSSVNYGFGKHSNREYLEAVVPKMKNAKISALLLPGLGTVDDLAMAADCGISTIRVATHCTEADVSEQHIQKGREYGLDTVGFLMMAHMTSPEALLEQAKKMVDYGANCIYATDSAGYLLPDDVTDRIAALRAEFSDDIEIGFHGHHNMAMGISNSLAAIEAGATRIDGSVAGFGAGAGNTPLEVMVAVCNRMGIETGVDVDKLMDVAEDIALPLMPTPTRIDRDSLTLGYAGVYSSFLLHAKRAEKNHGVPAREILMALGEMGAVGGQEDMIEDVALEIKKKSA; encoded by the coding sequence ATGAATTTAAAAGGTAAAAAAATTAAGTTACACGATAATGCGTTACGTGATGGTATGCACTCAGTCAGCCATCAGTTCTCATTAGACGATATGGTTAGGATGGCTGTTGCGTTGGATGAAGCTGGAATGCCATTAATCGAAGTAACACATGGAGATGGCTTAGGCGGCTCTTCAGTAAACTACGGGTTTGGAAAACATTCGAACCGTGAATATCTTGAAGCAGTTGTACCAAAAATGAAGAATGCCAAAATATCAGCATTGTTACTGCCTGGTTTAGGTACGGTCGATGATCTTGCGATGGCAGCTGACTGTGGTATTTCAACAATCCGTGTGGCCACACACTGTACAGAAGCTGATGTTTCTGAGCAGCACATCCAAAAAGGACGTGAATATGGCTTAGATACGGTTGGTTTTTTGATGATGGCGCATATGACATCACCTGAGGCATTGTTAGAGCAAGCTAAAAAAATGGTTGATTACGGTGCAAATTGCATTTATGCAACCGACTCAGCGGGTTACCTGTTGCCAGATGATGTAACCGATCGAATTGCCGCATTAAGAGCGGAATTTAGCGATGATATCGAAATCGGTTTTCATGGTCATCACAACATGGCAATGGGTATTTCAAACTCACTAGCGGCAATTGAAGCAGGGGCTACTCGTATTGATGGTTCTGTTGCAGGCTTTGGAGCAGGTGCAGGTAATACACCACTTGAAGTGATGGTCGCGGTTTGTAATCGAATGGGCATTGAAACTGGTGTTGATGTCGATAAGCTTATGGACGTCGCTGAAGATATTGCACTTCCGTTAATGCCAACACCAACACGTATTGACAGAGACTCTTTAACGTTAGGCTATGCAGGCGTCTATTCATCATTTTTGCTTCATGCAAAAAGAGCAGAGAAAAACCATGGCGTGCCAGCACGAGAAATCTTAATGGCATTAGGTGAAATGGGTGCAGTAGGCGGTCAAGAAGACATGATCGAAGATGTTGCCTTAGAGATTAAAAAGAAATCAGCGTAA
- the dmpH gene encoding 2-oxo-3-hexenedioate decarboxylase, with amino-acid sequence MALDKATIEQLAEHLENAELNCTEVTKITNDYPEITWDEALDVQWEIRRRKEARGNKIVGLKMGLTSMAKMRQMGVETPCYGFLADYFSIPDGGEVKISELIHPKVEAEVAFVTKKELSGPGCHIGDVLSATDFIVPAVEIIDSRYKDFKFDLKSVIADNSSSSRFVTGGRMLPVEDLDLKTIGVVMEINGEVVELGAGAAILGHPAASVAMLANLLAERGEVIPAGTFIMAGAITPAIAVKAGDNVSVRYQDLGTVTMRFVD; translated from the coding sequence ATGGCTTTAGATAAAGCAACAATTGAACAGTTAGCAGAGCACCTAGAAAATGCTGAGCTTAACTGCACAGAAGTAACAAAAATAACAAATGATTATCCAGAAATCACCTGGGATGAAGCACTCGATGTACAGTGGGAGATTCGTCGTCGAAAAGAAGCACGAGGTAACAAGATTGTTGGTCTAAAAATGGGCTTAACATCGATGGCAAAAATGCGCCAGATGGGAGTAGAAACACCCTGTTATGGTTTTTTGGCTGATTATTTTAGTATTCCTGATGGCGGTGAAGTTAAGATCTCTGAGTTAATTCACCCAAAAGTAGAAGCAGAAGTTGCGTTTGTAACAAAAAAAGAATTAAGTGGACCAGGCTGCCACATTGGTGATGTTTTGTCAGCAACAGATTTTATTGTTCCAGCTGTGGAAATTATTGACTCACGTTATAAAGACTTTAAATTTGACCTTAAGAGTGTGATTGCTGATAACTCTTCTTCATCACGCTTTGTAACAGGGGGTCGTATGCTACCGGTTGAAGATTTGGATCTTAAAACAATCGGTGTGGTCATGGAGATCAATGGTGAAGTAGTAGAGTTAGGCGCTGGTGCAGCTATTCTAGGTCACCCTGCAGCAAGTGTTGCAATGCTGGCTAATTTGTTGGCGGAACGTGGAGAGGTTATTCCTGCTGGTACGTTTATTATGGCTGGGGCTATTACTCCTGCTATTGCAGTTAAAGCAGGTGATAATGTTTCAGTGCGCTATCAAGATCTAGGCACTGTGACAATGCGATTTGTTGATTAA
- a CDS encoding 2-hydroxymuconate tautomerase, translating to MPIAHIHMMEGRTDEQKAAVIEKVTDALCEAVDAPRQNVRVLIQEVPNTQFGIGGKTAKSLGR from the coding sequence ATGCCAATAGCACATATTCATATGATGGAAGGTCGAACTGATGAGCAAAAAGCTGCAGTTATTGAAAAGGTAACCGATGCGCTTTGTGAAGCAGTCGATGCGCCACGTCAAAACGTTCGCGTATTAATTCAAGAAGTACCTAATACACAGTTTGGAATTGGTGGTAAAACTGCAAAATCGTTAGGTCGTTAA
- a CDS encoding LLM class flavin-dependent oxidoreductase has protein sequence MKNIKLSVLDQSPVHDNQPESSGLFSTIELAKACDEVGYHRYWVAEHHATPGYASPCPEMMVNNVAHATKRIRVGSGGVMLPHYSAFKVAETFKMLEAFHPGRIDLGVGRAPGGHPISSAAISAPRQTVPSEYYPSQTQDLIGYLSNNLPEDHPYSQAVVVPTDVGAPPVWMLGSSDGSAEMAGVLGAGFVLALFIGTHDRPPEIIQRYRKAFKQGGSLDKAEAIIAVASICADSKEEAELIASSHTYWKVQAFRHGKIDSFFSPEEVMDKKKQLSLSDQAYYDETLATMVTGTPEQCQSRLEQIAELYDVEELMIVNVTHSFKPRIASYKMLAQQFGLLNNI, from the coding sequence ATGAAAAACATAAAACTAAGCGTTCTTGATCAATCTCCTGTCCATGATAATCAGCCAGAATCTAGCGGATTATTTTCTACCATTGAATTAGCAAAAGCATGCGATGAGGTAGGTTATCACCGGTATTGGGTCGCAGAGCACCATGCAACCCCGGGTTATGCAAGCCCTTGTCCTGAAATGATGGTGAATAATGTCGCTCATGCTACAAAACGCATTAGAGTGGGCAGTGGTGGAGTCATGTTGCCGCATTACAGTGCGTTTAAGGTGGCTGAAACATTTAAAATGTTGGAGGCATTTCATCCGGGCCGTATTGATTTAGGAGTAGGGCGTGCGCCAGGTGGACACCCAATTTCATCGGCTGCTATTTCAGCGCCAAGGCAAACGGTTCCCTCCGAATACTACCCTAGTCAAACGCAAGATTTGATAGGGTATTTAAGTAACAATCTGCCTGAGGATCATCCTTATAGTCAAGCCGTTGTGGTACCAACCGATGTGGGCGCACCACCAGTTTGGATGTTAGGTTCGAGTGATGGCAGTGCTGAGATGGCGGGTGTGTTAGGCGCAGGTTTTGTGTTGGCGCTATTTATTGGAACACATGATAGACCCCCAGAGATTATACAACGCTATCGCAAGGCATTTAAACAAGGTGGTAGTCTAGACAAAGCAGAAGCAATTATTGCAGTCGCGTCTATTTGTGCAGACTCTAAAGAAGAGGCGGAGCTCATCGCAAGTAGCCATACATATTGGAAAGTTCAGGCCTTTCGTCATGGCAAGATTGACAGCTTTTTCTCGCCTGAAGAGGTGATGGATAAAAAGAAACAGTTATCCCTCTCTGATCAAGCGTACTACGATGAAACATTAGCAACAATGGTTACCGGCACACCTGAGCAATGTCAGTCACGTTTAGAGCAAATTGCAGAGTTATACGATGTTGAAGAATTAATGATTGTTAATGTGACTCATTCCTTTAAACCTCGTATAGCCTCCTATAAAATGTTGGCTCAACAATTCGGTTTATTAAATAACATCTAG
- a CDS encoding alpha/beta fold hydrolase, producing the protein MSSNPEIANSIQTGAFKTNYHDEGEGYPVFMIHGSGPGVTAWANWRLVIPVLAEHYRVIAPDMAGFGFTERLENYEYTMDNWVQHAVDLMDALGIEKAHLVGNSFGGGLAIALAIKHPERVNRLVLMGAAGVEFELTAGLDEVWGYEPSVANMRKMMDLFAYDRSLVTDELAELRYKASIQPGFQESFSKMFPAPRQRWVEALASDPEDIKKIQHETLMVHGREDVVVPPITSKTFFELLPNSQLHMFGKCGHWTQIEQNARFNKLVLDFFAEADQ; encoded by the coding sequence ATGAGTTCCAATCCAGAAATTGCCAACAGCATTCAAACGGGTGCCTTTAAAACTAATTACCACGATGAAGGTGAAGGGTATCCAGTATTTATGATTCATGGATCTGGACCTGGTGTAACGGCTTGGGCTAATTGGCGTTTAGTTATTCCTGTATTGGCTGAGCACTATCGTGTGATTGCCCCTGATATGGCGGGTTTTGGTTTTACCGAACGTTTAGAAAACTATGAATATACAATGGATAATTGGGTTCAACATGCTGTTGATCTAATGGATGCATTGGGTATTGAGAAAGCACATCTAGTTGGTAATTCATTTGGCGGCGGCTTAGCGATAGCGCTTGCAATTAAGCACCCTGAACGAGTTAATCGTCTTGTTTTAATGGGCGCGGCCGGCGTTGAATTTGAATTAACAGCAGGCTTGGATGAGGTTTGGGGTTATGAGCCATCAGTGGCAAATATGCGTAAAATGATGGATTTATTTGCTTATGATCGAAGCTTAGTGACCGATGAGTTAGCTGAACTTCGTTATAAGGCAAGTATCCAGCCAGGGTTCCAAGAGTCATTTAGTAAAATGTTCCCTGCACCTCGTCAACGTTGGGTTGAGGCGCTTGCTAGTGACCCTGAAGATATTAAGAAGATTCAACACGAAACATTGATGGTTCATGGTCGTGAAGATGTTGTGGTTCCACCTATTACATCAAAGACCTTTTTTGAATTATTGCCAAACTCGCAACTGCATATGTTTGGAAAATGTGGACATTGGACTCAAATAGAACAAAATGCACGGTTTAACAAGTTGGTATTAGATTTCTTTGCAGAAGCGGATCAATAA
- a CDS encoding ketopantoate reductase family protein, translating to MNFAIIGAGGIGCYYAARLIQAGESVTLVARGAHLQAMQGQGLEVKHAELVFNQQVSAVSLDKWFETTRPEQLDVIVVCLKSMQTAGFARQLDAWLKKHPKSELPYVLSLQNGVDNEQQLSSVLPAGLVLGGIARRIGAHIVKPGVVESIGPAQVILGLWPNHQKISAKTEQRINEIARCFNSAEIPTEVSKDINKELWRKLIINNGLNPICTLLEKETGQVTPDVRLLPLIRGAMEESVLAAKANGVELSQEDLEDMLELISTFDSIKPSMLVDREKGRPLEIEEICGVVIKGCERMGKDAPYNRTIATLLRLAVETS from the coding sequence GTGAACTTTGCAATTATAGGTGCTGGCGGTATAGGTTGTTACTATGCCGCCAGGCTAATTCAGGCTGGTGAGAGTGTTACGTTGGTCGCTCGAGGCGCTCACCTACAGGCTATGCAAGGGCAGGGTCTAGAAGTTAAACACGCCGAGTTAGTGTTTAACCAACAGGTTAGTGCCGTTAGTCTTGATAAATGGTTTGAAACAACACGACCAGAACAGCTTGATGTTATTGTTGTGTGCTTGAAAAGTATGCAAACAGCGGGCTTTGCGCGTCAACTTGATGCTTGGTTAAAGAAGCATCCAAAAAGTGAATTGCCCTATGTTTTATCTTTGCAAAATGGTGTCGATAATGAACAGCAGCTTAGTTCAGTATTGCCAGCTGGTTTGGTTTTGGGTGGTATTGCTCGCCGGATAGGTGCGCATATTGTTAAACCAGGTGTGGTTGAGTCAATTGGCCCTGCGCAGGTCATTTTAGGTTTGTGGCCCAATCATCAAAAAATCAGTGCTAAAACCGAGCAAAGAATAAACGAGATAGCTCGTTGCTTTAACTCTGCAGAAATTCCAACAGAGGTCTCTAAAGATATTAATAAAGAACTATGGCGTAAGTTAATTATTAATAATGGTCTTAACCCAATATGTACCTTGTTAGAAAAAGAGACCGGGCAGGTAACACCTGATGTACGTCTATTACCACTCATACGTGGTGCAATGGAAGAATCAGTACTGGCAGCAAAAGCTAACGGGGTTGAGTTATCTCAAGAAGATCTCGAAGATATGCTTGAATTGATTTCAACGTTTGATTCTATAAAGCCTTCCATGCTGGTTGACCGTGAAAAGGGTCGCCCGTTAGAAATTGAAGAGATTTGTGGCGTTGTCATTAAAGGCTGTGAAAGGATGGGAAAAGATGCGCCATATAACCGAACTATCGCCACGTTATTACGCCTTGCTGTAGAAACTTCTTAG